In Streptomyces sclerotialus, one genomic interval encodes:
- a CDS encoding S-(hydroxymethyl)mycothiol dehydrogenase has product MAQEVRGVIAAGKNEPVRVETIVVPDPGPGEAVVRVQACGVCHTDLHYKQGGISEEFPFLLGHEAAGVVESVGEGVAEVAAGDFVILNWRAVCGQCRACLRGRPQYCFATHNAGQKMTLVDGRELSPALGIGAFAEKTLVAAGQCTKVDPSVSPAVAGLLGCGVMAGIGAAINTGNVGRGDSVAVIGCGGVGDAAIAGARLAGAARIIAVDIDDRKLAKAESVGATHTVNSTAVDPVEAIRELTGGFGADVVIEAVGRPETYKQAFYARDLAGTVVLVGVPTPDMTLELPLLDVFGRGGALKSSWYGDCLPSRDFPMLVDLHQQGRLDLGAFVTETIGIGDVEKAFARMHEGDVLRSVVVL; this is encoded by the coding sequence ATGGCGCAGGAAGTACGCGGAGTCATCGCAGCGGGGAAGAATGAGCCGGTGCGGGTGGAGACGATCGTGGTGCCGGATCCGGGTCCGGGGGAGGCTGTGGTCCGGGTGCAGGCGTGCGGGGTGTGTCATACGGATCTGCATTACAAGCAGGGCGGGATCAGTGAGGAGTTTCCGTTTCTGCTGGGGCATGAGGCGGCGGGGGTGGTGGAGTCGGTGGGGGAGGGTGTCGCCGAGGTCGCGGCCGGGGATTTCGTGATTTTGAACTGGCGGGCGGTGTGCGGGCAGTGCCGGGCGTGTTTGCGGGGGCGTCCGCAGTACTGCTTCGCCACGCACAATGCCGGGCAGAAGATGACGCTGGTGGATGGGAGGGAGTTGTCGCCGGCGTTGGGGATCGGGGCGTTTGCGGAGAAGACGCTGGTGGCGGCGGGACAGTGCACGAAGGTGGATCCGTCGGTGTCGCCGGCGGTGGCGGGGTTGCTGGGCTGTGGGGTGATGGCGGGCATCGGCGCGGCCATCAATACCGGCAATGTGGGCCGGGGTGACTCGGTGGCCGTCATCGGCTGTGGCGGGGTCGGGGATGCGGCCATTGCCGGGGCGCGGTTGGCGGGGGCGGCGAGGATCATTGCGGTGGATATCGATGACCGGAAGCTGGCCAAGGCGGAGTCGGTCGGTGCCACGCATACGGTGAACTCCACGGCGGTGGACCCGGTGGAGGCGATCCGGGAGCTGACCGGTGGCTTCGGGGCGGATGTGGTGATCGAGGCGGTGGGGCGTCCGGAGACTTACAAGCAGGCGTTCTACGCCCGCGACCTGGCCGGGACGGTCGTCCTGGTCGGCGTGCCGACCCCCGACATGACTCTGGAGCTGCCGTTGCTGGACGTCTTCGGGCGGGGTGGGGCGTTGAAGTCCTCCTGGTACGGGGACTGTCTGCCCTCCCGGGACTTCCCGATGCTGGTGGATCTGCATCAGCAGGGGCGTCTGGATCTGGGGGCGTTCGTGACCGAGACGATCGGGATCGGGGATGTGGAGAAGGCCTTCGCGCGGATGCATGAGGGTGATGTGCTGCGTTCGGTGGTGGTGCTGTGA
- a CDS encoding MFS transporter, whose translation MPELTHRRRMLVLAICCMSLLIVSLDNTVLNVALPSLRKDLHASVSGMQWTIDAYTLVLASLLMLAGSTADRLGRRRVFQAGLIVFTLGSLLCSLAPSLPWLVAFRMVQAVGGSMLNPVAMSIITNTFTEPRERARAIGVWGGVVGLSMAAGPVVGGLLVEAVDWRAIFWINVPIGLLALFLTMRYVPHSRAPHPRRPDPVGQLLVILLLGSLTYAIIEAPEAGWGSPLIMGCTALAVLSLAGLIGYERRRTEPLIELRFFRSAPFSGATVIAVSAFAALGGFLFVNTLYLQDVRGLSALHAGLYMLPMAAMTLVFAPLSGRLVGARGPRLPLLLAGAGMVISGVLFAGFEAETSTPLLFTGYVLFGIGFGLVNAPITNTAVSGMPRAQAGVAAAVASTSRQVGQSLGVAVIGAVLASGAGAAAASDRFAEASRPAWRILTGCGLAVLLVGALTSGRWARETARRAADRLEGEPAPADGRPAGSRQGG comes from the coding sequence ATGCCCGAGCTCACCCACCGGCGACGGATGCTCGTGCTGGCGATCTGCTGCATGAGCCTGCTGATCGTCAGCCTGGACAACACCGTCCTGAACGTCGCCCTGCCCTCCCTCCGCAAGGATCTGCACGCCTCCGTCTCCGGCATGCAGTGGACCATCGACGCCTACACCCTCGTCCTGGCGTCGCTGCTGATGCTGGCCGGCTCGACCGCGGACCGGCTCGGCCGCCGCCGGGTGTTCCAGGCCGGGCTGATCGTCTTCACCCTCGGATCGCTGCTGTGCAGCCTGGCGCCGAGCCTGCCATGGCTGGTGGCGTTCCGGATGGTGCAGGCGGTGGGCGGTTCGATGCTCAACCCCGTCGCGATGTCGATCATCACCAACACCTTCACCGAGCCGCGCGAGCGGGCCCGTGCGATCGGTGTGTGGGGTGGCGTGGTCGGCCTCAGCATGGCGGCGGGGCCGGTGGTCGGCGGACTGCTCGTGGAGGCCGTCGACTGGCGGGCGATCTTCTGGATCAACGTACCCATCGGGCTGCTCGCGCTCTTCCTGACCATGCGCTACGTCCCGCACTCCCGCGCGCCCCATCCGCGCCGCCCCGACCCCGTGGGCCAGCTGCTGGTCATCCTGCTGCTCGGCTCCCTGACGTACGCGATCATCGAGGCGCCCGAGGCGGGCTGGGGCTCGCCCCTGATCATGGGCTGCACCGCACTGGCCGTGCTGTCCCTCGCCGGGCTGATCGGTTACGAGCGGCGGCGCACCGAACCGCTGATCGAGCTGCGCTTCTTCCGCAGCGCACCGTTCAGCGGCGCGACCGTGATCGCCGTGAGCGCGTTCGCGGCGCTCGGCGGCTTCCTCTTCGTCAACACGCTCTACCTCCAGGACGTCCGCGGCCTCTCGGCGCTGCACGCGGGCCTCTACATGCTGCCGATGGCGGCGATGACACTGGTCTTCGCACCGTTGTCCGGGCGGCTGGTGGGCGCCCGCGGGCCGCGGCTGCCGCTGCTGCTGGCCGGTGCCGGCATGGTGATCAGCGGCGTCCTCTTCGCCGGCTTCGAGGCGGAGACCAGCACACCGCTGCTCTTCACCGGTTACGTGCTCTTCGGCATCGGCTTCGGCCTGGTCAACGCGCCGATCACCAATACCGCCGTATCCGGGATGCCGCGTGCGCAGGCCGGGGTCGCGGCGGCGGTGGCCTCCACCAGCCGCCAGGTGGGCCAGTCCCTGGGCGTCGCCGTCATCGGTGCGGTGCTGGCGAGCGGCGCCGGGGCGGCCGCCGCCTCCGACCGCTTCGCCGAGGCGAGCCGCCCGGCCTGGCGGATCCTCACCGGCTGCGGCCTGGCCGTCCTCCTCGTCGGCGCGCTCACCAGCGGCCGCTGGGCCCGCGAGACGGCCCGCCGCGCCGCCGACCGGCTGGAGGGCGAGCCGGCACCGGCGGACGGCCGGCCGGCGGGCAGCCGCCAGGGCGGCTGA
- the dusB gene encoding tRNA dihydrouridine synthase DusB, with product MSSLQIGPHSVQPPVVLAPMAGITNAPFRTLCREFSGGKGLFVSEMITTRALVERNEKTMQLIHFDATEKPRSIQLYGVDPDTVGKAVRMIAEEDLADHIDLNFGCPVPKVTRKGGGSALPYKRHLLRSILREAVGNAGSLPVTIKMRKGIDDDHITYLDAGRIAVEEGVTAVALHGRTAAQHYGGTADWDAIARLKEHVGAVSDIPVLGNGDIWSADDAVRMMRETGCDGVVVGRGCLGRPWLFGDLVAAFEDRPEDYARPTMKEVADVMLRHATLLGEWLGDEARGVIDFRKHVAWYTKGFSVGSEMRRKLAVSSSLAELADHLSALDLDQPWPAGADGPRGRTSGRNKVVLPDGWLDDPYDCTGVSVDAELDTSGG from the coding sequence ATGTCCTCGCTGCAGATCGGCCCGCACAGCGTGCAGCCCCCGGTGGTCCTCGCGCCGATGGCCGGGATCACCAACGCGCCCTTCCGGACCCTGTGCCGGGAGTTCTCGGGCGGCAAGGGCCTCTTCGTCAGCGAGATGATCACCACACGCGCGCTGGTCGAACGCAACGAGAAGACCATGCAGCTGATCCACTTCGACGCGACCGAGAAGCCGCGCTCGATCCAGCTGTACGGCGTCGACCCGGACACCGTCGGCAAGGCCGTCCGCATGATCGCGGAAGAGGACCTCGCCGACCACATCGACCTCAACTTCGGCTGCCCGGTCCCCAAGGTGACCCGCAAGGGCGGCGGCTCGGCCCTCCCGTACAAGCGCCACCTGCTGCGCTCGATCCTGCGCGAGGCCGTCGGCAACGCCGGATCGCTGCCCGTCACGATCAAGATGCGCAAGGGCATCGACGACGACCACATCACCTACCTCGACGCCGGGCGGATCGCCGTCGAGGAGGGCGTGACGGCGGTCGCGCTGCACGGCCGCACCGCCGCCCAGCACTACGGCGGCACCGCCGACTGGGACGCCATCGCGCGCCTGAAGGAGCACGTCGGCGCGGTCAGTGACATCCCGGTGCTCGGCAACGGCGACATCTGGTCCGCCGACGACGCCGTACGGATGATGCGCGAGACCGGCTGCGACGGCGTGGTCGTCGGCCGCGGCTGCCTCGGCCGCCCCTGGCTCTTCGGCGACCTGGTCGCCGCCTTCGAGGACCGGCCCGAGGACTACGCCCGGCCGACCATGAAGGAGGTCGCGGACGTCATGCTCCGGCACGCCACGCTCCTCGGCGAGTGGCTGGGCGACGAGGCCCGCGGCGTGATCGACTTCCGCAAGCACGTGGCCTGGTACACCAAGGGCTTCTCGGTCGGCTCCGAGATGCGCCGCAAGCTCGCCGTCTCCTCCTCGCTCGCCGAGCTGGCCGACCACCTGTCCGCGCTGGACCTCGACCAGCCCTGGCCGGCCGGCGCCGACGGCCCCCGCGGCCGCACCTCCGGCCGCAACAAGGTCGTCCTCCCGGACGGCTGGCTGGACGACCCGTACGACTGCACGGGCGTCAGCGTGGACGCGGAACTGGACACGTCGGGCGGCTGA
- a CDS encoding LysR family transcriptional regulator encodes MELRHLEHFVAVSEEQHFTRAAERLHIAQSGLSASVRALERELGADLFTRTTRRVQLTAAGRAFLVEARRTLAGAAAAREAVAAVRGLFTGTLAVGTEQCMGIVDPVSLLADLRGRHPGVEVHMVQSGSAHLLEEIRRGSLDLAFVVYEGHEEGVRIRPLATEPMMLLCRPDHPLVFSGDPLPAHSGESLAVQALAGEVFVDLHRDWGARRAADALFAAAGTRRTVAMEVNDVYTLLDLVARGMGVAVVPRPVTHKDQARGLVAVPLAANTVWNVGIAVPRSGRLSPAAQALLASLPEIEHQKR; translated from the coding sequence GTGGAACTCAGGCACCTGGAACACTTCGTCGCCGTTTCCGAGGAGCAGCACTTCACCCGTGCTGCCGAACGGCTGCACATCGCCCAGTCCGGCCTGTCCGCCTCCGTACGGGCCCTGGAACGGGAGCTCGGCGCCGACCTCTTCACCCGCACCACCCGCCGCGTCCAACTCACCGCCGCCGGCCGCGCCTTCCTCGTCGAGGCGCGCCGCACGCTGGCCGGCGCGGCGGCCGCACGGGAGGCGGTCGCGGCCGTACGCGGCCTGTTCACCGGCACCCTCGCCGTCGGCACCGAGCAGTGCATGGGCATCGTCGACCCGGTGTCGCTCCTGGCCGACCTGCGCGGACGCCACCCCGGCGTCGAGGTCCACATGGTCCAGTCCGGCTCGGCCCACCTGCTGGAGGAGATCCGCCGCGGCAGCCTGGACCTGGCGTTCGTGGTGTACGAGGGGCACGAGGAGGGGGTCCGCATCCGCCCCCTGGCGACGGAGCCGATGATGCTGCTGTGCCGCCCGGACCACCCGCTCGTCTTCAGCGGCGACCCGCTCCCGGCGCACAGCGGCGAATCGCTGGCCGTACAGGCGCTGGCCGGTGAGGTCTTCGTCGACCTGCACCGCGACTGGGGCGCGCGGCGGGCAGCCGACGCGCTGTTCGCCGCGGCGGGCACGCGCCGCACGGTGGCGATGGAGGTCAACGACGTCTACACCCTCCTCGACCTCGTGGCGCGGGGAATGGGCGTCGCGGTGGTGCCCCGCCCGGTCACCCACAAGGACCAGGCACGCGGCCTCGTCGCCGTACCGCTCGCCGCCAACACGGTGTGGAACGTGGGTATCGCCGTACCCCGCAGCGGCCGCCTCTCGCCCGCCGCGCAGGCCCTTCTGGCCAGCCTCCCCGAGATTGAGCACCAGAAGCGCTGA